The Malus domestica chromosome 13, GDT2T_hap1 genome includes a window with the following:
- the LOC103451946 gene encoding protein SUPPRESSOR OF QUENCHING 1, chloroplastic isoform X2 produces the protein MALRFQSSAVALFVFLLSVAPPRVSADVVLEDGYTVTTVIDGHKLGVNPYAVLASPGSSDLLVLDSSGSAFYAVPFPTPGSQESVITRLSGNGDGYSDGESGSARFKKPRSFAVSPKGNVFVADKGNNVIRKISASGVSTIAGGYSVKPGREDGPAQNATFSPDIELAFAADQCALLVSDRGNQLIRLINLKPEDCARSSPSKLGAVSIWILGLCVSCVFGIVVGFVMRPYIFPNTGGLPAARLPLDMEALPNHSGEASSTDNLLRRQRRNC, from the exons ATGGCGTTGCGCTTCCAGTCCTCTGCCGTTGCTCTCTTCGTCTTCCTCCTCAGCGTCGCCCCACCTCGAG TATCCGCCGACGTGGTGCTGGAAGACGGGTACACCGTCACGACGGTGATCGACGGCCACAAACTCGGCGTGAACCCCTACGCGGTGCTCGCTTCCCCTGGATCGTCCGATCTCCTCGTCCTCGACTCTTCCGGTAGCGCCTTCTACGCCGTGCCATTTCCCACGCCCGGATCCCAAG AGAGTGTGATTACACGGTTATCCGGTAACGGCGACGGATATTCGGATGGGGAGTCGGGTTCGGCCCGGTTCAAGAAGCCCCGGAGCTTCGCCGTGAGTCCGAAAGGAAACGTCTTCGTAGCCGATAAGGGCAATAACGTCATTCGGAAGATAAGCGCTTCAG GTGTGAGCACGATTGCCGGAGGGTACTCGGTGAAGCCTGGGCGCGAGGACGGCCCTGCTCAAAACGCAACGTTTTCACCGGACATTGAGCTGGCTTTTGCTGCCGATCAGTGCGCGCTGCTTGTCTCCGATCGCGGGAATCAGTTGATCCGGTTGATTAATCTCAAGCCGGAGGACTGCGCCAGGAGTTCTCCGTCCA AACTTGGAGCAGTTTCGAtttggattttgggtctctGCGTGTCGTGTGTTTTTGGAATTGTTGTTGGATTTGTGATGCGGCCTTACATATTCCCCAAT ACAGGAGGGCTGCCAGCGGCTCGTCTCCCGCTCGACATGGAAGCGCTGCCGAATCATTCTGGGGAAGCAAGTAGTACAGACAATTTGCTTCGCCGTCAGAGGCGCAACTGCTAG
- the LOC103451946 gene encoding uncharacterized protein isoform X1 gives MALRFQSSAVALFVFLLSVAPPRVSADVVLEDGYTVTTVIDGHKLGVNPYAVLASPGSSDLLVLDSSGSAFYAVPFPTPGSQESVITRLSGNGDGYSDGESGSARFKKPRSFAVSPKGNVFVADKGNNVIRKISASGVSTIAGGYSVKPGREDGPAQNATFSPDIELAFAADQCALLVSDRGNQLIRLINLKPEDCARSSPSKLGAVSIWILGLCVSCVFGIVVGFVMRPYIFPNEGCQRLVSRSTWKRCRIILGKQVVQTICFAVRGATASYGPVLSLLRQLYLLGISHISLMFRINYVEDSWIPPKECVPLLDSDVDDSSSSCFEITESSSKYVDQLKDLVGFDGGLELCSMKEGDGGDGTSDVLSSSHGRIEGLIDSNIMGFVEGAKETSLVDGALGGNSGLVKRR, from the exons ATGGCGTTGCGCTTCCAGTCCTCTGCCGTTGCTCTCTTCGTCTTCCTCCTCAGCGTCGCCCCACCTCGAG TATCCGCCGACGTGGTGCTGGAAGACGGGTACACCGTCACGACGGTGATCGACGGCCACAAACTCGGCGTGAACCCCTACGCGGTGCTCGCTTCCCCTGGATCGTCCGATCTCCTCGTCCTCGACTCTTCCGGTAGCGCCTTCTACGCCGTGCCATTTCCCACGCCCGGATCCCAAG AGAGTGTGATTACACGGTTATCCGGTAACGGCGACGGATATTCGGATGGGGAGTCGGGTTCGGCCCGGTTCAAGAAGCCCCGGAGCTTCGCCGTGAGTCCGAAAGGAAACGTCTTCGTAGCCGATAAGGGCAATAACGTCATTCGGAAGATAAGCGCTTCAG GTGTGAGCACGATTGCCGGAGGGTACTCGGTGAAGCCTGGGCGCGAGGACGGCCCTGCTCAAAACGCAACGTTTTCACCGGACATTGAGCTGGCTTTTGCTGCCGATCAGTGCGCGCTGCTTGTCTCCGATCGCGGGAATCAGTTGATCCGGTTGATTAATCTCAAGCCGGAGGACTGCGCCAGGAGTTCTCCGTCCA AACTTGGAGCAGTTTCGAtttggattttgggtctctGCGTGTCGTGTGTTTTTGGAATTGTTGTTGGATTTGTGATGCGGCCTTACATATTCCCCAAT GAGGGCTGCCAGCGGCTCGTCTCCCGCTCGACATGGAAGCGCTGCCGAATCATTCTGGGGAAGCAAGTAGTACAGACAATTTGCTTCGCCGTCAGAGGCGCAACTGCTAGCTACGGCCCTGTTTTGTCGTTGTTGAGGCAGCTGTATCTGTTGGGCATCTCTCATATTTCTCTTATGTTTAGGATTAACTACGTAGAGGATTCCTGGATTCCGCCCAAGGAGTGTGTGCCTCTGCTTGATTCCGATGTTGATGACAGTAGTAGTAGTTGTTTTGAGATAACAGAGTCGTCGTCCAAGTATGTGGATCAGCTTAAGGATTTGGTGGGTTTCGATGGAGGCCTGGAACTGTGCAGCATGAAGGAAGGAGACGGTGGTGATGGGACGAGCGATGTGTTATCTAGCTCCCATGGAAGAATAGAGGGTCTGATAGACAGTAATATTATGGGATTTGTGGAGGGAGCTAAAGAAACAAGTCTGGTGGATGGGGCTTTGGGCGGTAATTCGGGTTTAGTTAAAAGGAGATGA